A stretch of the Oenococcus sp. UCMA 16435 genome encodes the following:
- a CDS encoding HAD family phosphatase, giving the protein MTNKHLRLFAADMDGTLLDRENSFNRQKFAKVIDILRRQHKKFVIATGNQTIRINKMFLPFDSNGQVISMVAENGAFVQKGQNLLHQSIIDPVKVKRIYDLLPNLNPRPTLAVFAGKDASFAPIWQESVRVEDTRIFFAGTINDFYPNWIPIKTFAEINVPIDKISLAWTNNSGRNFLDLLNSDPLLSDLRTPTSGFGAIDVVNKNADKAFGLRILAKELQIEPAEMAAFGDGLNDLEMLQYVGRPYIMPNSQDELKAYFSSDQYAVSDHNHDGVLDTILNLLA; this is encoded by the coding sequence ATGACAAATAAACACCTGCGTCTTTTTGCAGCTGATATGGACGGAACGCTACTTGATAGGGAAAATTCTTTTAATCGTCAAAAATTTGCCAAAGTTATTGATATTTTGCGTCGCCAACACAAGAAATTTGTGATTGCCACCGGTAACCAGACAATCCGAATTAATAAAATGTTTCTTCCTTTTGATTCCAATGGCCAGGTAATTTCTATGGTGGCCGAAAATGGCGCCTTTGTTCAAAAAGGTCAAAATCTGTTGCATCAGTCAATTATCGATCCGGTTAAAGTAAAACGAATTTATGATCTTTTGCCAAATTTGAATCCTCGGCCGACTTTAGCGGTTTTTGCCGGGAAAGATGCTTCCTTTGCGCCGATTTGGCAGGAATCGGTTAGAGTTGAAGATACGCGAATTTTTTTTGCTGGAACAATTAACGACTTTTACCCCAATTGGATTCCTATTAAAACTTTTGCAGAAATTAACGTTCCAATCGACAAGATTTCGCTTGCTTGGACCAATAATAGTGGTCGGAATTTTCTCGATTTACTGAATAGTGATCCGCTTCTCTCTGACTTACGGACACCAACTTCGGGTTTTGGGGCAATCGATGTTGTAAATAAAAATGCCGATAAGGCTTTTGGACTACGTATTTTGGCCAAAGAATTACAAATTGAACCAGCGGAAATGGCCGCTTTTGGTGATGGATTAAATGATTTGGAAATGCTGCAGTATGTTGGCCGTCCTTATATTATGCCTAATTCACAGGACGAATTAAAAGCTTATTTTAGTTCTGATCAATATGCTGTTTCCGACCATAATCACGATGGTGTTTTGGATACAATTTTAAATCTGCTTGCTTAA